A region of the Pseudarthrobacter sp. MM222 genome:
CCTCTCGAAGTACAACACCGCCACCGGGCTCTCCAACCAGGTGCACGCGCTGACGGCCAAGGACCTGAGCCGCCGGCCCAACCTGAAACTCGTCCAGAGTTACGCCGACACCGCAGCCGAACTCGACGCCCTGGACGACGTCATTGCCGACACCAACGCACTGCTCAACCGCGGATCGTCGTGGGCGCCGGCCTGGGACCGGCAGCTGGCACCGTTCCGAAACGACCTCGCCGCCCTTGAGCCGATGCTCAGCCAGCGCCATGCCGAGGGCGGCTCCGCGACGGCTATGGCCCTCCGGTCGTTCCGCGAGGAGAGTGACCGGGAGCTGGAACGATGGACCTCGGAACTCGCCGAGGGCGCCGTCACTCCCGAGACGGCACTCGACCGGCTGCGGAACGCCCGCACGCACCTCTCCGAGCTCCTGAAGAACCACGCCGACACCGTCATCGACGGCTTCGCCAGGAACGAGAAGGAGGCCGGGTTGATGCGCAAGGAAATGGAGACTGTCCAGGCCGGCCCGAAAGCCAGCTACGGCCGCAGCTACGAGCCCAGCATCCTCGGCACGGTCTACCCGTCCTACTACTTCTTCTCGGTGCCCACCTTCAACTCAGGCTTTGACACAGGCGTGAGCACCGTCAGCAGTGCCCGCGGCGGCAGCAGCAGCACCACCACCGGTTACGGAAGCAGCGGCGGAAGCTTTTCCGGCTCCGGCAGCTCCTCGAACTTCTAGGGCTGGGGCGAAGGGGGTGTTAGCCCTTCTGGCTGCTTTCGACGACGAAGTCGCCGCCGGGAAACAGGATTGTCTCGTGGCCGTCGTCGAACCTGACATGGTACGGCGGCGCCCCATCGGCACCCCTGACTTCGAGGATCTCGCCGTGCCGGTCCGCGGACTCCACGGTGTGGCCCCGGATGATGATGCGGTCTCCCTGAACTGCTTTCATTCCAATCACCTCCCTTCTCCAGCGTACGATTCTCCGCTTCATCGCGGAACGGGCATCCCGTTTTGCCGGACATCCCAGGACGTGCGGCCTCAACGCCGTGCGAGGCCCCTCAGAACAGTCCTTCGGCCACGGCTTGCGTCAGCTGATGGATGATGCTGGTGCGGGCAGGCATATCCGACCCGTTCTTGCCGAGGGTATAGACCACGAAAACATAGGCCCTGTCGCCCTTGACCAGAACGCTGGCATCGTGCAGGTTACCGGACAGCAGGCCGTACTTGTGGAACACCTCGATGCCGGCCGGGACGGCGGCGGGGATGAGAGTTTCGTAATTCGTTTGCTTCATATAGGAGAGCAGCTGCGCTGTATTTTCCGGGTTGAGCAGCTGGCCGGAGTACAGCAAAGACAGTGTGGTAGCGGTTTCGGCCGGGGTAAGGAGATTCACGGTGCGGTCATAACTAATGCCCAGAGACGCCGCATATGCCGTCAAACCCTGATGTCCGACGGCCCGTAGGATCAGTGCCCACGAATCGTTGTTGCTCTGCTGGACCATCTGCCGGATCTGGACCGCCGCCGTCGACGAACCCATCCGGGTGCTCAGCGAAGCCTTGCCGGTTTCCACCAAATGGTAGTAGGCCGACGCGGCCAGGATCTTGGCAGTGCTGGCTGCTACGAATTTGGTGTTGTCGCCGTATTCGTGGACTACGCCGTCCTTCACATCAATGAGGGCCACTCCCACGTCGTACCGGCTGTTGGCGTTGATGATGGCGTTGATCGGAGCATCGAAGGCAGGGCTGAAAACCGCCGCCCCACCGTCCGGTCCGGCGGTGGAAGGCGTTGCAGTGGGCGGTACCGCGGTCGGCGATACCGGCGAAGCCGAGGCGGGAGAGGACGCTGATGCAGTGGCGCCCCCAGTGGTTCCGGTGCCGGCCATGCCCGGTGCGGCCTGGGTCCCAGAGATTGACGATTCCGGCGGTGCTACCGCATCGGCCGGCGGACCGGCCTGGATGGCGACGTAGACTGCGGTCCCGGACAGCAGGGTCAGCGCTGCCGCGGCCGCGGTCAGGACTTGAGCGCGGCGCCTGCCGAACAGCCCCTTACCCCGACTATCGCCGCCCCGTCTGCGGCGGCCGGAACGGAGTTGCGGGCGCGGGTCCATCGTTTCCACAGGATCTTAGTCCCGGCGCATCGGACTGTGTCGGATGGCGGGAACGCACCGCATAATGGCTGGCGCCAGACGTACGTTCGCAGGCATGCGGTCCCTCCGAAGTAAAAGCTGCACTGGACTTTAGATCTCCTGAATTGTTGCCCAGCCTGGACGCGAGCGCAAGCCTAGGCGGTGGCGCGGCCTGGGGTAAATCCCCTCCGGGAGGACAACGGCGTACGCTTTCTCCGTAGAGAAGGAGGTGTCCCGGTGCGGAAAATCATCCTGATGATGCAGGTGTCCCTGGACGGGTTTTTTGAAGGGCCCGATCAGGACCTGAGTTGGCATCTGGTGGACGAAGAGCTCCACGCGCACTTCAATGACGAGCTCCGGAGGATGGGGGCGTTTTTGGATGGCCGGGTCACCTACGAGCTCATGGCCGACTACTGGCCGACGGCCGACAGTGACCCCACGAGCCCCCCAACGATGGTCGAATTCGCCGGCATCTGGCGGGACATGCCGAAGATTGTGTACTCCCGGTCGCTGGAATCGGCAGGCTGGAACACCACGGTGGTGCGGGACGTCGTCGTCGAAGAGGTGCAGGCGCTGAAGGCGCAGCCGGGCGGGGACCTTGCCCTCGGCGGCGCCGACCTCGCCGCGACCTTCCGGAACCTAGGCCTGATCGATGAGTACCGGATCTACGTCCATCCTGTGCTGATTGGCCGCGGGAAGCCCCTGTTCCAGCCCACCGACGCCACCGCCCAGCTTCGCCTGGCCGAGACCCGTGCGTTCGGAAATGGTGTCGTGCTGCTCCGTTACGAGGCGTGAGCGTTGAGCTCCCACCCCCGGCTGGCCCGCAGGCTGACGACCCTTGACGCGGTCCTCATCGGCCTCGGTTCGATGATCGGCGCCGGCGTGTTCGCAGCCTTTACCCCCGCGGCCCAGGCTGCAGGATCGGGGTTGCTCATCGGGCTGGTA
Encoded here:
- a CDS encoding DUF5129 domain-containing protein, whose product is MGIIRKLLGGLVLVLVGLAGPAPAALAVPPADVVVEDRAGVLDRTALLPAVRAIDFHQPTKVAVYTYNGTASDNLNEEVLRFARAEHADWISADGQKWADGLFIFALDPVGRHVGTYMGEDRKVSLEQRDDIQNASKDLFRDAQWTDGTIAGIRRGAELINQPWYRSTAFVVTAWTTAIAAVAGAATWLIVRWRTRASSRKELARGDASYASVSMDLPITELNASTIPESSRYGSTVLEKHRSFLSKYNTATGLSNQVHALTAKDLSRRPNLKLVQSYADTAAELDALDDVIADTNALLNRGSSWAPAWDRQLAPFRNDLAALEPMLSQRHAEGGSATAMALRSFREESDRELERWTSELAEGAVTPETALDRLRNARTHLSELLKNHADTVIDGFARNEKEAGLMRKEMETVQAGPKASYGRSYEPSILGTVYPSYYFFSVPTFNSGFDTGVSTVSSARGGSSSTTTGYGSSGGSFSGSGSSSNF
- a CDS encoding DUF1918 domain-containing protein, with protein sequence MKAVQGDRIIIRGHTVESADRHGEILEVRGADGAPPYHVRFDDGHETILFPGGDFVVESSQKG
- a CDS encoding serine hydrolase; this encodes MDPRPQLRSGRRRRGGDSRGKGLFGRRRAQVLTAAAAALTLLSGTAVYVAIQAGPPADAVAPPESSISGTQAAPGMAGTGTTGGATASASSPASASPVSPTAVPPTATPSTAGPDGGAAVFSPAFDAPINAIINANSRYDVGVALIDVKDGVVHEYGDNTKFVAASTAKILAASAYYHLVETGKASLSTRMGSSTAAVQIRQMVQQSNNDSWALILRAVGHQGLTAYAASLGISYDRTVNLLTPAETATTLSLLYSGQLLNPENTAQLLSYMKQTNYETLIPAAVPAGIEVFHKYGLLSGNLHDASVLVKGDRAYVFVVYTLGKNGSDMPARTSIIHQLTQAVAEGLF
- a CDS encoding dihydrofolate reductase family protein — translated: MRKIILMMQVSLDGFFEGPDQDLSWHLVDEELHAHFNDELRRMGAFLDGRVTYELMADYWPTADSDPTSPPTMVEFAGIWRDMPKIVYSRSLESAGWNTTVVRDVVVEEVQALKAQPGGDLALGGADLAATFRNLGLIDEYRIYVHPVLIGRGKPLFQPTDATAQLRLAETRAFGNGVVLLRYEA